The genomic DNA GCTGGTTTAGGAGGAAACACATGAAGTTGGAAGAATTTGATTTTCATCTGCCTGAAAATTTAATCGCGCAGACACCGTTAAAAGACCGTACAAGTTCACGGCTGCTTGCAGTTAATAAAGCGGCAGGCGAACTTTCGGATAAACACTTTTACGATGTTGCCGATTACTTTAACCCGGGCGACGTACTCGTGTTAAACGATACGAAAGTACTGCCGGCAAGATTGTTCGGTGTAAAAGAAGACACCGGCGCCAAAATTGAAATGCTCCTTTTAAAACCGATTGACGAAGGATACGAAGTGTTAATCCGTCCGTCAAAAAAAGTGAATATCGGCACGCGTGTCGTGTTCGGTGAAGGCAAGCTGACGGCAGAATGTACTGCGAAATTCGAAGAAGGCATTCATCATATGAAATTAATTTATGACGGCATTCTGGAAAACGTTCTGGATGAGCTTGGTGAAATGCCGCTGCCGCCGTATATTAAAGAAAAACTTGATGATAAAGACCGATATCAGACCGTCTTTGCACGTGAATCGGGTTCAGCTGCAGCACCGACAGCGGGACTGCACTTTACTGAGGAACTGATGCAGGAAATTAAAAATAAAGGTGTGGAAATTGTATACATTACGCTGCACGTCGGACTCGGAACATTCCGTCCTGTCGCTGCAGATACGATCGAAGACCATAAAATGCACAGCGAATTTTATACGATGACAGCTGATGCGGCGAAAACGCTGAACGATAAAAAAGCAGCAGGGGGGAAAATTATCAGTGTCGGTACGACAAGTACGCGCACACTTGAAACAATTATTCACGACCACGGAGAATTTAAAGAAGCATCCGGATTTACTGATATTTTTATTTATCCGGGATTCGAATACAAAGCAGTGGACGTTTTAATTACCAATTTCCACCTGCCTAAATCGTCACTGGTCATGCTGGTCAGCGCGTTCAGTTCACGTGAACACATTTTAAATGCATACGCACATGCGGTGGATTCGGAATACCGTTTCTTCTCGTTCGGCGA from Jeotgalicoccus saudimassiliensis includes the following:
- the queA gene encoding tRNA preQ1(34) S-adenosylmethionine ribosyltransferase-isomerase QueA, producing the protein MKLEEFDFHLPENLIAQTPLKDRTSSRLLAVNKAAGELSDKHFYDVADYFNPGDVLVLNDTKVLPARLFGVKEDTGAKIEMLLLKPIDEGYEVLIRPSKKVNIGTRVVFGEGKLTAECTAKFEEGIHHMKLIYDGILENVLDELGEMPLPPYIKEKLDDKDRYQTVFARESGSAAAPTAGLHFTEELMQEIKNKGVEIVYITLHVGLGTFRPVAADTIEDHKMHSEFYTMTADAAKTLNDKKAAGGKIISVGTTSTRTLETIIHDHGEFKEASGFTDIFIYPGFEYKAVDVLITNFHLPKSSLVMLVSAFSSREHILNAYAHAVDSEYRFFSFGDAMILH